The proteins below are encoded in one region of Methanobacteriaceae archaeon:
- a CDS encoding VOC family protein, translating into MNRVIHFEIPVDNPERAIKFYEDVFGWEITKWDGPFDYWLIKTGEEGEPGIDGALMTKEMGDIVKNTIAVDSFDKFAEKIQKNGGTMITEKMIVPGIGVMAAFEDTEGNVSVIMEPIME; encoded by the coding sequence ATGAATAGAGTAATTCATTTTGAAATACCTGTAGATAATCCAGAAAGGGCCATAAAATTCTATGAAGATGTGTTTGGATGGGAAATAACAAAATGGGATGGACCATTTGATTACTGGTTAATAAAAACCGGTGAAGAAGGTGAACCTGGAATCGATGGGGCCTTAATGACTAAAGAAATGGGTGATATTGTTAAAAACACCATTGCTGTTGATTCTTTTGATAAATTTGCTGAGAAAATTCAAAAGAATGGTGGTACCATGATCACTGAGAAAATGATTGTTCCTGGAATTGGGGTAATGGCCGCCTTTGAGGATACTGAGGGTAATGTTTCAGTTATTATGGAGCCGATTATGGAATAG